The genome window GTCCTTTTGTAATTAATACAAGTATTTTTCTGCCACGAATACGTAAAGTAAATTAAAAATGTTCAATTGTCACAACTCAGTTATTCAATGGAACGGTTTCAGGAGGATTATATGCGGCAACCTATATTGAAATTGTTCAATATGTTATAAACAGGATTTCAAAAAAAAGATATCCCCAGTTGTATGAGGATATCTTCTTATATAGGTAGAAATATACTATTGTTTAACCAATGCACTCGTTGTGCCGCTGTACAATTTAGCACGGATATCGTTTACACGCGTTTCCAGTTCTGGCTTAGCCTCATATTTCAACGACATCTGACGTGGCAATGAGTCCGGGCTTACGCCGTAAACCAATTCGTTACCAGTATTCAGGTCTTTTTGCTCAATGTGATTGTATTTCTGATAGTCACATGATGAAAGCAACGCAAGACAAGCAACAAATGCAACAATTTTATAGAATTTCATTTCTTTGATCGTTCATAGTAATATGGGCAAAAATAACCGTCATTTTCATAACCACCAAATCAGCCCGGACGAAATGTTACTTTTTTAGTTCGGCCAGTTCGTTGCGGACAAATTGCATCAGATCAGTGATATGCTGCTCCGAGAAGTCGAATGGAATGCCGGCAGCTTCATATATCTCACCGATTGTTGCCGTATAACCCAGCTTCAACGCATCCAGATAACCTTTGAGGCCTTTTGCAGCATCCTGCCGGTAATTTTTCCAAACGCCGATCGCTCCCAACTGAGCAATGCCGTATTCGATATAATAGAAAGGCACCTCATAAATGTGTAGCTGACGCTGCCAAAGGTATTTTTTATAAATCTCAAGACCGCTCCAATCCATCACGTGATCCGTAAATTCTTCATAAATGCGAACCCAGGCATCTGTACGTTCAGCAGCCGAATGTTGCGGATTTTCGTACATCCAATGCTGGAATTTATCCACCGTCGCCACCCACGGGAGGGTTTCCAGGATGGACTCCAAATGCTGGATTTTCGCTCGTTTCAAATCGTTTTCATTTTCGAAAAACTCATCCCAGTAATCCATCGTGATCAGCTCCATCGACATAGAAGCCAGCTCAGCCACTTCGGAAGGCGTATGTTTGAATGAATTGAGCTTTAAATTCCGCGTCACCAGCGAATGCACCGCATGGCCGCCTTCGTGCAGCAATGTTACCATATCGCGCAAATTGGAAGTCGCATTCATGAAAATAAACGGAACGCCAATCTCGTCCAGCGGATAATTGTAGCCACCCGGCGCTTTTCCTTTCCTGGATTCCAGATCAAGATGTTTCATGTTCTTCATCGTGGTCAGGCAATTGCCCAGAAACGGGTCCAGCCTGGAAAAGCAGCGGATCGTTTTATTCAGCAATTCCTCACCTGTTGCGAACGGTTTCAATGGTGCCAGTCCCTGCGGATCCACTTTTGTATCCCACGGACGAAGCGCATCTACTTTCAGGGCTTCTTTTCTATTGGCCGCCATTTCATCGAGCATAGGAACGACAGCTTTTTTCACCGACCCGTGGAAATTGAAGCAATCCTCCGGCGTATAATCAAACCGGCCCATGGCAGCGAACATATAATCGCGATAATTAGCAAAACCCGCATTTTTACCAACCTGATCACGCAATGTTACCAGCTTACCCAGCAGCTCGTCCAGCTGTTCGTGGTCGTCATAGCGTCTGCCGTTGATGGCGCGCCAGGCTTCTTCGCGAATGTTCCGGTCTGTGGATTGAAGACGGTCGGCTGCCTTTTGCAAAGTCATTTCTTCACCGTCCAAGGTCACCGTCATAGCGCCGGCAATAGCTCCGTAACGGCGCTCTTCGGTCTGCATCTCGGTGATCAGCGGAATGTTCTCATCGCGGAAAATTTCGATGGCCTTTTTCATGCCACGAACTGTAATTTCAAATCCAGGCTCTGTTAATTCTCCCAGATAAGGGCTGTCGACCACTTTTTTGTCCAAAGCATTTCCATACTCTGCCAGTTTGGGTTGAATTTCGGTGATGAAAAACTGCAATGCATTAATCAGGCTTGTGTTAGCCGTGTCGCAGGTCTGCCTGATGTAACGCCATGCAAAGTTTTCCGATAAATAGGACTCTATTTCACTGCGGTCCAGAAACCATTGCTGCAAATCCTCCGCAGAATTGATTTCCCTGTTTTTCAGATTCTCGAAAAAAGGCTCGACATCCTCCCATTTTTTCAAATCAAATTCTTCTCCTATAAAACCCCTTTGTCCCCGGGTTAGTATCTCAATATTATCCGTTGTCATTTTGTAAAAAGCTTGTTACTGAATTTTCAAAGTTAATTTTTGGCATTTAAGGATGTGCTATCATTTAGTTTTTTGATGCCCTTAATGAGATCAATTCCTTCCAGCGATTTCCGTTGCTGTTCAACTGTATTGGCAAGAAATCGGAGTCTCTCTACCTTTGAAAGCCGTTGGACGATCAAAATCGAATTTAAACTTTCTATATTCGACAAGATGGTCAAGTCATTTATGCTGGCCATATTCCTGATATTTTCGCCTTGTAAGACTCGCTGAGGATTGGCTTGTTTCCAGTCACGTGCAGTACATCCCCACATAGCAATGTTCAACAAATCAGCTTCATCGGCATAAAGCAGCCATTCCTTCGCTTTTGTGTAACCTGCCTGCGGGATAATGTAGTTTTTGATCGCATCCGTATGGATTTTATAATTTGCCTTACAAAGGACTCTCATTCTTTGACACTAATTTTAAAGGAGTTAATGCCTGACTGGCTTCTAATTGAAGCGAATTCGCCAGAATTAAAATTTGGATTGTACATTCCTTCCCAGGCATGAAGATATTCAAGTGTATTAACGTTTCTGAGCCAGTCGCTGACAAAGAAGTCTCCGTCCTTAGCTTTTACCATATCTGTTAAACATATATAGTCCTCAGAATTAATACTTACTAGTCCGATTTCAATGTTTTGGACAACCAGTTTGGTGCTTTTTGACATGTATAAGTGTGTTTAAAGTGTTTGTGAATTTTTTGCCTTAAACCGAATCCTTCCGCTGCGTTGTATCGGTCAAATTATCGGTAATAACGTTTTCTGTTTCGTTAACATTCGCGAAGGCGTATTCCATTTTGCTGCGGTCGAATTCTTTTTCGTTGTTGGCGAGCCAGATTGTGGCGACGCCGTTTCCGATGAAATTCGTGATGGCGCGGGCTTCGGACATGAAGCGGTCGACACCCAGGAGCAGCGCCAGGCCTTCGACAGGAATCACTTTAATGGCGGTTAATGTGGACGCTAGCACCACGAAGCCGCTTCCCGTGACGCCCGCAGCGCCTTTGGAGGTGACCATCAGGATGCCGATCAATGACAAGATTTGCCCAAATGTGAGATGCACATCGAAAACCTGGGCGAGGAAGATCGTCGCCATGGAAAGATAAATCGTTGTTCCGTCGAGATTGAAGGAATAACCTGCCGGAACGACCAGCCCTACAACTGGTTTGGAACAGCCCATTCTTTCTAATTTGACCATTAATGAAGGCAAACCGGCTTCCGAGGAAGACGTGCCGAGCACAATCAGCAATTCTTCCCGAATGTATTTCAAATAAGACCAGAGACTGATCTTGTAAGTTCGCATCACCAGCCCCAGAACGCCAAAGATAAAGACGGCCATCGTGGCGTAAACGGTTCCCATGAGCTTGGCAAGCGGCAATAATGTATCAATGCCATATTTTCCGATAGTATAAGCCATTCCGCCGAAAGCGCCGATGGGGGCGAAAATCATCACCAGGTGCAGGGCGCGGAAAACGTATTTGGACAAAAAAGTAAGCCATTCTGTGACTTTTTCTTTACCCGAATATTTACTTAAAACAGTTCCCAAAACCAATGAGAACAACAGGACTTGAAGCGTAACATTATCCAGAAAAAATTGCAACCAACTGAAATCCTGCACTTTACTGGTATAAGCAGACGCGTCGCCTTTCTGCAAACTGCTGGTTACGACGCCATCTCCGGGCCGGATCACATTGGCCACCACAACACCCACGATCAGCGCCAGCGTTGTTACCACTTCGAAGTAAATCAGCGCCTTAGCACCTACTTTCCCAACTTTTTTCAAATCACCCATTCCAATGATCCCCAATGTAATGGTCAGGAAAATGATGGGGTTGATAAATACTTTGACAATGGAAATAAATCCCTTTCCGAGAATCTCCATTTGCACGGCCTGCTCCGGAAAATAATGTCCCATTAAGGCACCGGCCGTTATGGCGGTGAGAACCCAGAAGGTAAGATTAGTGACTAACTTTTTCAATAGGATAGGGGTCTAGGATCGGGGCGGTTTGTGCAAGTTTTCAAGATACAATAATAAAAGTCCGAGGAATTGTTTCAAGAATGGAAAAGTAATTTTTTCTTAATTATTTATATTTGGTCTAAATTATAATTCTATATTTGCTTTATATAATTGAGTACTAAAAGACGGAAACGCCTCCGCTTTGAAATCACCAGAAAAAACTAAGTTGAAAGATCTGTTAGCCGGCTTTAAGCAGTAGTTAGGAGTTAAGACAAAATTTCGCCATGGTAATTCTAAATTTCCGGCTTCCATTGAAGCCGGTTTTTTTTGTAAATATTTTCTTGTAAAAAAAGATGTGAAAATAAAATTTGCGAACTTTTTCTTAACGAAGCTAGACCAGATTACTCATTTTCAAAATGTTACGAAAAAAGTTTGTAAACATTTGTTTAACATTAAGTTAATAAAGTGAACAAATTTTGAAGATGCAAGCGAGAAAAGAGTTACTTTTAATACTTGATTTTTCTTCAATGTTCTTGATATATAAGCGATATGGAATCTACCAAAACCACACAAACACAACAGACCTATACGACAGAAGAGGCGTACCAGGCTTCGCTTCAATACTTTAAAGGAGACGATCTGGCGGCGCGCGTTTGGGTTAATAAGTATGCGCTCAAAGATTCATACGGCGCCATATACGAAGCCACGCCCGACGACATGCACCGACGCATTGCGAAGGAAATTGCAAGGATAGAGGCCATTTACCCGAATCCATTAAGTGAAGACGAGGTTTTTGATCTGATCAAAGATTTCAAATACATTATTCCGCAGGGAAGTCCGATGACGGGCATTGGCAATCCTTATCAGATTGCATCCTTGTCAAACTGTTTTGTGATTGGTAACAATGGTGCGTCGGATTCTTACGGCGGCATTATGAAGATTGATCAGGAGCAGGTTCAGTTGATGAAAAGGCGCGGCGGTGTTGGCCATGACTTGTCGCACATTCGTCCGAAAGGATCGCCTGTTAAAAATTCTGCGCTTACCTCCACGGGCATTGTGCCCTTTATGGAACGCTTCTCGAATTCGACGAGAGAAGTGGCTCAGGACGGTCGCAGAGGGGCATTAATGCTGTCGGTGGCAATCAGGCATCCGGATTCTGAGGATTTCATTAATGCAAAATTGGAGCAGGGCAAAGTAACCGGCGCCAATGTTTCGGTCCGCATTGACGATGAATTTATGCGCGCTGTCGAATCCGGCGAAACTTACAAGCAACAATATCCGATCAAAAGCACAACGCCAACGCACATTAAGGACATTGATGCGACGGCTTTGTGGAAAAAAATTGTGCATAATGCCTGGCAATCGGCCGAGCCCGGGATTTTGTTCTGGGATACGATCATTCGCGAATCTGTGCCCGATTGCTATGCTGATTTGGGTTATGAAACGGTTTCTACCAATCCTTGCGGCGAAATTCCATTATGTCCTTACGATTCCTGCCGCCTGCTGGCGATTAATTTGTTCTCTTATGTGGACAAACCTTTTACGAGCGAGGCATCATTCAATTGGGATTTGTTCAAAAAACATGTTGCAGCCGCGCAGCGCATGATGGACGACATTATCGACCTCGAACTGGAAAAGGTGGATGCAATTCTTCACAAGATCGATGAGGATCCGGAAGACGAAGAGGTTAAAAGAGTGGAGCGCAACCTTTGGCTGAACATTCAAACCAAAGCAAGAGAAGGCAGAAGAACAGGAATCGGCATCACCGCAGAGGGCGATATGCTTGCCGCGCTGGGCCTGCGTTACGGAAGTGACGAAGGAACCGAATTTGCAGTCGAAATACATAAAACCGTTGCACTTGAAGCCTACCGTGGGTCTGTAAAGACAGCCAAAGAAAGAGGCGCCTTTTCTATTTTTGATTCAGAAAGAGAAAAAAATAATCCATTCATCCTAAGGCTGAAAGAAGCTGATGCGCAGCTTTATTACGAAATGCTGGAATATGGCCGTCGTAACATCGCTATGCTTACCATTGCGCCAACGGGAACAACGAGTTTAATGTCTCAGACGACGTCGGGCATCGAGCCGGTTTTCCTGCCCGTTTATAAGAGAAGAAGAAAAGTGAATCCGGGCGATAAGGACGTTCGTGTGGACTTTGTGGATGAGGTAGGCGATTCCTGGGAAGAATATGTCGTTTTCCACCATCGTTTCAAGGAATGGATGGAGATCAATGGCCATGATATCAGCAAAAATTACGCGCAGAAAGAGCTGGATGATCTTGTTAAAAAATCGCCTTACTACAAAGCCACGTCCAATGATGTGGATTATTTGAAAAAGGTAAAAATGCAGGGCGCTATCCAGAAATGGGTGGACCATTCTATCAGTGTAACCATTAACATGCCTAATGACGTGACCGAAGAGCTGGTAGGCGAATGTTATATGGAAGCCTGGAAGGCTGGCTGCAAAGGAGTTACAGTTTATCGCGACGGTTCAAGATCCGGCGTTTTGATTGCCAATACGGAGAAAAAGGAGGAAACTGTTGCCGGTAATGTGCCTTTCCCAACGACCAGGCCACAAATTCTGGAAGCTGATGTTGTCCGCTTCCAAAACAAAAAAGACAAATGGATTGCATTTGTAGGTTTGATCGATAACCAGCCTTATGAAATTTTCACCGGTCTTGCCGATGATGAAGATGGGATCCTTTTGCCAAGATGGGTTAATGAAGGCGTAATTATTAAGAATCGCGAAGCAGACGGCAGTTCGCGTTACGATTTTCAATATAAAAATACGCGTGGGTATAAAACTACGATTGAAGGGCTCTCGTATAAATTCAATCCCGAATACTGGAATTATGCGAAATTGATTTCCAGCACATTACGTCATGGAATGCAGATCGAAAAAGTCGTAGACCTGATCAGCAGCCTGCAATTGGACGAATCCATCAACACCTGGAAAAACGGCGTTGCACGTGCATTGAAACAATACATTCCGGACGGAACGGAAGCAAAAAAGCAGAAATGCCAGAATTGTAATTCTACGAATTTGCTGTATCAGGAAGGCTGCTTGACTTGCAAGGATTGCGGGTCTTCGAAGTGTGGGTGATGGGTTAATGATTAAGTTAAACGTCCCGTCAGCCAGAGCGGGTTAACGCTTTGTCAGCCTGAGCGGGTTAACGCTTTGTCAGCCTGAGCGGAGACGAAGGCGCGCTACTCCTGGGTAACGCGCCTTCGTCTCCGCTCAGGCTGACAGGTAATTGAACTTTAATGCGTGTCCTCTACAACACCCAGATAATTAAACGGCGATAATGCCCTTAACTCTTCCCTGATCTTCTCAGAAACATCCAATGTTTCAATAAAGCGGGAAATAGAATCGTGGGTGATTTTTTCATTTGTTCTGGTTAGCTCTTTCAATGCCTCGTAAGGTTTTGGATAGCTTTCGCGGCGCAGGATGGTTTGGATCGCTTCCGAAACTACTGCCCAGTTGTCTTCCAGTTCGGCTTTCAGGATTTCTCCGTTCAGCTCAACTTTGCCTAAGCCTTTCATCAACGAGTTCAATGCGATGGCCAAATGCGCCAACGGCACGCCAATATTTCTCAAGACAGTTGAATCCGTAAGATCGCGTTGCAGGCGGGAAACGGGCAATTTTGCAGCGAAATGCTCAAATAATGCGGTTGCTAATCCCAGGTTTCCTTCTGAATTTTCGAAATCGATCGGGTTAACCTTATGTGGCATGGCAGAGGATCCTACTTCGCCTGCTTTGATTTTTTGTTTGAAATAACCCATTGAAATGTACGTCCACATATCCCGGTTCAAGTCGGTCAGGATTGTGTTCAGTCTCTTCAGGCAGTCGAATGTGGCGGCGAGGTTATCGTAATGTTCGATTTGGGTGGTGTGGCGGCTTCTTTTTAATCCCAAACCTTCTACAAAGTGGTTGGCAAAAGCCATCCAATCCTGTTTCGGATAAGCCACGTGATGTGCGTTGAAGTTTCCAGTGGCTCCGCCGAATTTGGCCGAATGCGGAATTTTGTCCAGCATTTCCAGCTGACGTTCCAGCCTTTCCACAAAAACCAGAAACTCCTTTCCTACGCGTGTAGGGGAGGCCGGTTGCCCGTGCGTGAATGCCAGCATAGGCACATTCTTCCACTCGATCGACATTCTTTTCAATACAAAAAGGACCTGACGGAACAATGGCTTGATCTGACGTTCGAGCGCGTCTTTAAGGGAAAGCGGTATGGCTGTGTTGTTGATATCCTGCGATGTAAGCCCGAAGTGGATAAATTCCTGGCATGACTCGATGCCGAGTTTCTCGAATTGTTCCTTTATAAAATATTCAACGGCCTTAACGTCGTGGTTGGTAACTTTTTCTATGTCTTTGATATGCAGCGCATCATCCTCACTAAAATCCTCATAAATCTTGCGCAGGGAAGCATAATGTTTCTTGTCAAACTCCGCTAACTGTGGCAATGGAATTTCACAAAGAGCGATAAAGTATTCGATCTCCACATAAACTCTGTAATAAATTAGGGCATATTCGGAGAAATAAGCAGAAAGCTCGGATACTTGCTTGTAATAACGGCCGTCGACAGGAGAGATAGCCGTAAGTTGGTTTAATGACATGATTTTCAATACAAAAATTGATTATCAGGCAAAGTTAGTAGAAAACGGCGTCGAAAATTGGTAAAAAATGCAGGAAATATTCTTTTTGGTATTGATGTCAGAAATTATGAAACAATTCGCATATTCGCCGATCCAACCTTATTTGTAACTCATGCAGCCTTCACCCTTTCTTGGAGAATTAATCGGAACAATGGTCCTTATTTTATTAGGTAACGGGGTCGTCGCCAATGTCGTTCTCAAACAAACCAAGGGAGAAAATGCGGGTTGGATTGTGATTACCGCAGGCTGGGGATTTGCAGTAATGATTGGGGTTTTTACGGCCAATGCTTTTGGCAGCGCGGCGGCCCATTTGAATCCCGCCGTTACCATTGGATTTGCGTTCTTGCGTCAGGATTACAGCTTGCTTGCAAGTTACATACCGGCGCAATTGATCGGCGCGTTTTTGGGTGCGGTGCTGGTTTGGCTTCAATATTTGCCACACTGGAAAGCCACTGAGGATCAGGGTTCTAAACTTGCCTGTTTTGCCACGGGTCCGGCTATCCGGTCGTCTGGTGCTAACTTTCTAAGTGAATTTATTGCGACTGTCATTCTAATCGTGGGCATTGTGGCCATTGGTTATGCCGGCACTTCGGATCCTGAAAAAGGTGGAATCCCTTCGGGTTTTGCGCCTTATTTAGTGGGAATGCTGGTTTGGAGCATTGGTTTGTCGCTAGGCGGCACCACAGGTTATGCCATTAATCCGGTAAGGGATCTGGGACCAAGGATTGCGCATGCCATTCTGCCCATTCCTAATAAAGGCAGTTCCGATTGGTCTTATGGCTGGGTTCCGGTCGCCGGCCCCGTTTTTGGAGCCATCGCCGGTGGTTTGATTCTTCGTTTCTTTTATTTTTAATTACTCAACCTTAATTTTTCCACCACCCGAATAGCTGCGATATTCGCCCTGATACATCGCGTCAGCGGCAGCTGGTCCTACGGTAAATGTGCCTTTGGAAACAATGCGAACCTGGTAATAGAATGTCTTGGCCGTATTATTGGCAGTGGTGAAAAAGTGAATGCGGTCGTCGCGAATGTCCAGATATTCAGGGCTTGAAGCATTTTTGATCCATGGCATGTCCCGCGGCTCCGTAATCCTTGGGTTTTCGATTTCAAAGCCGGATGGTAACATATCAGTTATTACAATGTTATCAATCGGCAGGCCGTTTGTGCTGGTTAATGTTAGCTTTACGATGACCAGATCATTCTGTTTGAATGTATTAGCAGGTGCGCCGTCACGGGTAAGGAACTGCCTGCGAATGCTTAACCCCTGATCTTCCTCCGCGTATGTGCCTGTTGCGGACATGCCCTCAGATTGTGAAAACCAATACAAATCGCCTGAGCCCTGCGTTTGGATCGAAACCTTCTGGTTGTCAATTCCTTTTGCGATTTTAAGCTCTTTGCCCGTAAGTGTTCCCACATTCTTTCCATTGGCTGAAACGGTCGCAGTAACCGTTGATCCTGCGGTCTTTTTAGCCAGTTTTCCTAATGCCAGAACAGAGAATGCTGCTTCCTGTGTATTCAGATATGCGGCCGATTGAACTGTTTTGGATAGCTGGCGGGCCAAAACAGGGATTTGCATATTATCTGGATCAGACTCTATAAGTGTGTTCAAAACCAATGACATGTTCCGCAATGGCGAAGAATAGCTGTTGTCAAAGCCTTGTGTGCCGTTTTCAGGGACATACTTTTTGGGCAATAGCGCATTAAAACTTCTGGTATCACCTGCCAGCTGAAATGCGGCTGCAAGCAAATATTTGGAATCCAATGTCAGCAAATGTGGGTTTTGCTTGTAATAATTCATGGAAGCCCGGTTAGGCTGACTGTTCAGCGCCAGGACATAAAGCGAATAAACGGCTTCTCTACGCGCCACCGTTTTCCTGGATTGGGATCCGGACGATGGCTCGCTTCCATAATTCAAGCTATTTCCGGTGCTTGCGGTTATGACTTCTTTGTTTGCCGT of Dyadobacter chenhuakuii contains these proteins:
- a CDS encoding cation:dicarboxylate symporter family transporter gives rise to the protein MKKLVTNLTFWVLTAITAGALMGHYFPEQAVQMEILGKGFISIVKVFINPIIFLTITLGIIGMGDLKKVGKVGAKALIYFEVVTTLALIVGVVVANVIRPGDGVVTSSLQKGDASAYTSKVQDFSWLQFFLDNVTLQVLLFSLVLGTVLSKYSGKEKVTEWLTFLSKYVFRALHLVMIFAPIGAFGGMAYTIGKYGIDTLLPLAKLMGTVYATMAVFIFGVLGLVMRTYKISLWSYLKYIREELLIVLGTSSSEAGLPSLMVKLERMGCSKPVVGLVVPAGYSFNLDGTTIYLSMATIFLAQVFDVHLTFGQILSLIGILMVTSKGAAGVTGSGFVVLASTLTAIKVIPVEGLALLLGVDRFMSEARAITNFIGNGVATIWLANNEKEFDRSKMEYAFANVNETENVITDNLTDTTQRKDSV
- a CDS encoding adenosylcobalamin-dependent ribonucleoside-diphosphate reductase codes for the protein MESTKTTQTQQTYTTEEAYQASLQYFKGDDLAARVWVNKYALKDSYGAIYEATPDDMHRRIAKEIARIEAIYPNPLSEDEVFDLIKDFKYIIPQGSPMTGIGNPYQIASLSNCFVIGNNGASDSYGGIMKIDQEQVQLMKRRGGVGHDLSHIRPKGSPVKNSALTSTGIVPFMERFSNSTREVAQDGRRGALMLSVAIRHPDSEDFINAKLEQGKVTGANVSVRIDDEFMRAVESGETYKQQYPIKSTTPTHIKDIDATALWKKIVHNAWQSAEPGILFWDTIIRESVPDCYADLGYETVSTNPCGEIPLCPYDSCRLLAINLFSYVDKPFTSEASFNWDLFKKHVAAAQRMMDDIIDLELEKVDAILHKIDEDPEDEEVKRVERNLWLNIQTKAREGRRTGIGITAEGDMLAALGLRYGSDEGTEFAVEIHKTVALEAYRGSVKTAKERGAFSIFDSEREKNNPFILRLKEADAQLYYEMLEYGRRNIAMLTIAPTGTTSLMSQTTSGIEPVFLPVYKRRRKVNPGDKDVRVDFVDEVGDSWEEYVVFHHRFKEWMEINGHDISKNYAQKELDDLVKKSPYYKATSNDVDYLKKVKMQGAIQKWVDHSISVTINMPNDVTEELVGECYMEAWKAGCKGVTVYRDGSRSGVLIANTEKKEETVAGNVPFPTTRPQILEADVVRFQNKKDKWIAFVGLIDNQPYEIFTGLADDEDGILLPRWVNEGVIIKNREADGSSRYDFQYKNTRGYKTTIEGLSYKFNPEYWNYAKLISSTLRHGMQIEKVVDLISSLQLDESINTWKNGVARALKQYIPDGTEAKKQKCQNCNSTNLLYQEGCLTCKDCGSSKCG
- a CDS encoding MIP/aquaporin family protein, whose translation is MQPSPFLGELIGTMVLILLGNGVVANVVLKQTKGENAGWIVITAGWGFAVMIGVFTANAFGSAAAHLNPAVTIGFAFLRQDYSLLASYIPAQLIGAFLGAVLVWLQYLPHWKATEDQGSKLACFATGPAIRSSGANFLSEFIATVILIVGIVAIGYAGTSDPEKGGIPSGFAPYLVGMLVWSIGLSLGGTTGYAINPVRDLGPRIAHAILPIPNKGSSDWSYGWVPVAGPVFGAIAGGLILRFFYF
- a CDS encoding KilA-N domain-containing protein, translating into MSKSTKLVVQNIEIGLVSINSEDYICLTDMVKAKDGDFFVSDWLRNVNTLEYLHAWEGMYNPNFNSGEFASIRSQSGINSFKISVKE
- a CDS encoding M3 family oligoendopeptidase gives rise to the protein MTTDNIEILTRGQRGFIGEEFDLKKWEDVEPFFENLKNREINSAEDLQQWFLDRSEIESYLSENFAWRYIRQTCDTANTSLINALQFFITEIQPKLAEYGNALDKKVVDSPYLGELTEPGFEITVRGMKKAIEIFRDENIPLITEMQTEERRYGAIAGAMTVTLDGEEMTLQKAADRLQSTDRNIREEAWRAINGRRYDDHEQLDELLGKLVTLRDQVGKNAGFANYRDYMFAAMGRFDYTPEDCFNFHGSVKKAVVPMLDEMAANRKEALKVDALRPWDTKVDPQGLAPLKPFATGEELLNKTIRCFSRLDPFLGNCLTTMKNMKHLDLESRKGKAPGGYNYPLDEIGVPFIFMNATSNLRDMVTLLHEGGHAVHSLVTRNLKLNSFKHTPSEVAELASMSMELITMDYWDEFFENENDLKRAKIQHLESILETLPWVATVDKFQHWMYENPQHSAAERTDAWVRIYEEFTDHVMDWSGLEIYKKYLWQRQLHIYEVPFYYIEYGIAQLGAIGVWKNYRQDAAKGLKGYLDALKLGYTATIGEIYEAAGIPFDFSEQHITDLMQFVRNELAELKK
- the purB gene encoding adenylosuccinate lyase, with the protein product MSLNQLTAISPVDGRYYKQVSELSAYFSEYALIYYRVYVEIEYFIALCEIPLPQLAEFDKKHYASLRKIYEDFSEDDALHIKDIEKVTNHDVKAVEYFIKEQFEKLGIESCQEFIHFGLTSQDINNTAIPLSLKDALERQIKPLFRQVLFVLKRMSIEWKNVPMLAFTHGQPASPTRVGKEFLVFVERLERQLEMLDKIPHSAKFGGATGNFNAHHVAYPKQDWMAFANHFVEGLGLKRSRHTTQIEHYDNLAATFDCLKRLNTILTDLNRDMWTYISMGYFKQKIKAGEVGSSAMPHKVNPIDFENSEGNLGLATALFEHFAAKLPVSRLQRDLTDSTVLRNIGVPLAHLAIALNSLMKGLGKVELNGEILKAELEDNWAVVSEAIQTILRRESYPKPYEALKELTRTNEKITHDSISRFIETLDVSEKIREELRALSPFNYLGVVEDTH